The stretch of DNA CCTGCTGGTAAGCCTTGGTGTTTCTGGTATGGGAGTATTGAGCCCCATCGCGATTACGAGTTTGGTTCGGGGATCAAAAAAGCAGGCAAAAAACTGAGTGAGATCGATCATGTGCCGGGATACTGGCCTGACAATGAAACCGTTCGGACGGATCTGCTCGATTACGCCTATGAGGTCGAACATTTCGATCAGCATCTGGGGCGGATGTTGAAGGCTCTCGAAGAGAAAGGCCTGCTGGAAAACACTCTGGTGATTGTTACTTCTGATCACGGCATGCCGTTTCCCAGGTGCAAGGGAGGAGCCTACGAGGCGTCCAATCATGTCCCACTCGCGATGATGTGGCCCAAAGGAATTCGAGCACCGGGGCGCTCCATCGACGACTTCGTGAGCTTTATCGATCTGGCGCCAACGATTCTGGATGTGGCAGCGATCCCGTGGAATGAAACCGGGATGGCACCGGCGACCGGTCGATCACTCAGAAACATCTTCGAATCGACACGATCAGGCCAGGTCGATGCAGCGCGCGATCATGTGCTGATTGGTATGGAGCGGCACGATATCGGTCGCCCGCTCGATGTCGGTTATCCCATTCGCGGCATCATCACGAAGGAATCGCTCTATCTGCAAAACTTTGAGCCTGATCGCTGGCCGGCCTGCAATCCGGAAACGGGCTATCTCAATTGCGATGCGGGTGCGACCAAGTCGCTCATTCTGGAAGCCCGGCGAAAAGCTGGAAGCGATCCTTACTGGTCACTCTGTTTTGGCAAGCGGCCGCGGGAAGAGTTTTATGATCTCCAGCAGGACCGCGATTGCATTCAAAATCTGGCTGATGACCCGACTCTGACAGCTCGCATGGAAGCACTCAAAAACCGTCTCTTTGCCCAGTTGAAGGAGGAGCAGGATCCTCGCATGGATGGCAAGGGTTATCTTTTTGATGAATACCCGCACTCGAACAAAATCCATCGCGGCTTTTACGAACGATTTATCAAGGGCGAGAAACTGAATACCGGCTGGGTTGATCCCACAGACTATGAGCCAGCACCCCTTGATTGAGTCGCCTTACGTCCGGCTATTCTTTGGGGAGGCATAGATTGCGGCTAAATCAAGCCAAGTTTTGACACCGACCCAAGAGATCCATGGTACGTGGAGAGTCTCTGTGCCATGCTTGCTCAGAGCCGCAAGCATGGCACAGAGTGAACCTTCAAAGTCATGCGGTGTTAATTTTTGGCTTCAAACAGGCGGGGAGCACCGCCTTCTCTGGGAACGCGAAATTCAGAGCGTGAGCCGGGCGTCAGTGTGTAGGTCTCGTAGGTCGAGCCCACCAACCGGCGGTAGGTTAAAGGTGAGGCGATGCGATAGCGGTGTGTCTCACCGGGTTTGAGTGTGTAAGGCCCACCCCAGACGACACCCAGACCTTTGGTTTCGTAGGTAAAGGCCTCTTCGGACTTGTTGGTAATGCGAATGCTGGGTGTTTCAAGTGTGGCAGCCAGTTCTTCGTTCGTCGCCAGAATCTGACTGATCTGGTAACTCGCCTGCCCCAGTTGCACTGGAGGAAGTGCCGATGCAGCTGCCTCTCCTGTGGAAATCCACTTGGTCCAGGATGAAGAGAGCTGGTCTGCCAGCAACTGATTCTCTATGGTCTGTTCATCGGTTTTGAAGTCGGGCGCATACTTGCCATTCGCGGTAACCTGAGTGGCAGCGGGGTAGACCAGTTGCAGCGTGGTGGTGCCATTGGGCAGGTCTTTCAAAACCACCTGTACCGGCATGGCAATGGACAGTTCAAACTCGGCTGTGGGCTTGAAGGCAGCGGTCGCATCGGTGCGTGTCCCCACTTTCAGTAAAGCCCGGTTGACCTTGAGAACCAGCGGAGCCGAAACCTTTTCTGAAGCTGGCAAAGCTCCGGCCAGATCACTCGCCGTGGCCAGTTGAATCGGTTCTGTCAGTACGAACATGGTGTTCGCTTCCCAACCTGCGGGGAGTTGACTTAACCCGGGAAGTATCGTCTTCAGGAACTCAGGATCAGCCAGCTTCGCAAACGATGGTTCCGGTGCATCCATCACGTTGACCCGCGAAAGACCACTGTCGATCGCCAACTGTGTGAGCGGCCCCAGAACTTCTGGAGAAACAGCCACACGCAGATCCAGACCTGGATCGATTTTCTTGACAGATAACTCACCCCCTTTGACGACTTCGGGACGAGCTGGCTTCGCTAAAGGATCCAGCGATGCGGCCTGAAGTGCCATCACCATGGAAACTCCCTGAGCGTCGGTCACAATTTCCTGGGGAATCAAGCGCACTTGCGGAGTGCTGGTGGGCAATGGCCAGACGGCTGAGACCAGTGCACTGGCATCACCAAACGCGTTGAGATTCAACTGGTTTTCCAGTTGAGCCACAATGGTGGGTGCCGCATTGCGAACTTCACTTTCAATCCGCCCCTTGCGGCTGTAAAGACCACTCATCAGGTTTTCGCGCACCATTGCTTCGGTAAGGCCAAATCCCTGGGCGGAAACATAGCCTGGTTGAGAGATCGACCAGTTATCAGGAGCAATGCTGAAAAAGACATTCAGTGGCTGAAATCGCAGGCGTCCATTTTCCAGATATGGCCGCACATCGACAGTGAGCCACTCGGGTCGGTTGAAGCCCATGTAGATTCCAATGGCGCTGGTCTGGGCGGCATGCCGGGCACCGTTAATGTAAGTTCCACCAATGGTGAGGGTGGCGTTCCGCAGTCCCAGTTGAATCCGCAGTCGTTCGGGAGCAACCCCTTGAACCACGACCCGTTCCAGTCGAGCGCTATAACTGATATTCGAAAACTGGACGCTGAATTGTCGGCCTGAGGCTGTTGTCGAATCAAAGATATCGGCAATGCGGCCATAGATTACGCCGTTGTTACCGACCATTTGCGGTGCAGATGCTGCGACGCTATCGAGCACGCGGTTGCCTAATCGCACTGCCATCGCTCGGGGAATCTCGATAGCCGGTGTAAAGGGACGAGCGGCTTGTGATGCTGTCAGCTTCGCCTTGGCAGCTGCTGTTGTGGGTTGATAGGCGGGTTTGGCAGCGGGGTTCTTCAGCCACTCAATGACCGAATCATTATTGAAGACTTCGTTCGTCAGATCGTGGCCAGATTCCGGGAACTCGGTGAATGTCACAGATCCGCCATCTGCAGCCAGGGCATCGGCCATAGCTTTACCACTGGCTGGAGGAACCAGCTTATCTTTGGCACCGTGCAGTGCCCAGGCGGGTGTGTTTTTCAGCGGGCCGATATCTACCGGGTTTCCACCACCGGAAGCGATCAACACACTCTGGAAACGATCCGCATATTTTTCACCCAGTGACCAGGCTCCAAAGCCACCCATCGACCAGCCAGCCAGTGTGACCTTTTTCGGATCGATGGCAAAGTCTTTGGAAGCTGCCTCGAGAATGGCAATCGCCCGTTCACCGCTGGGTGTTCCCGCCAGCCAGCCACCGGTTAATCGACCGGTTTCATCTTCACTTTGCGGGAAGACCACAATCATCGGGAACGTATCTCGCCGGGCTGTTACGGCTGGCCCCAGACCGACGGAAAGCGGCTTCAGACCATCTT from Planctopirus ephydatiae encodes:
- a CDS encoding sulfatase family protein translates to MRIHRLILAILFLLTCRGAMAAEPTPPNVLFAIADDWGYGHASAYGCPWVKTPAFDRVAREGLLFQQAYTPNAKCAPSRACILTGRNSWQLKEAANHLCYFPTEFKTWGEALTEKGWHVGYTTKGWGPGEAKDETGKPRAMTGQPFNKQKLTPPAQGIGPNDYAANFGDFLASAPAGKPWCFWYGSIEPHRDYEFGSGIKKAGKKLSEIDHVPGYWPDNETVRTDLLDYAYEVEHFDQHLGRMLKALEEKGLLENTLVIVTSDHGMPFPRCKGGAYEASNHVPLAMMWPKGIRAPGRSIDDFVSFIDLAPTILDVAAIPWNETGMAPATGRSLRNIFESTRSGQVDAARDHVLIGMERHDIGRPLDVGYPIRGIITKESLYLQNFEPDRWPACNPETGYLNCDAGATKSLILEARRKAGSDPYWSLCFGKRPREEFYDLQQDRDCIQNLADDPTLTARMEALKNRLFAQLKEEQDPRMDGKGYLFDEYPHSNKIHRGFYERFIKGEKLNTGWVDPTDYEPAPLD
- a CDS encoding carboxylesterase family protein, whose translation is MRQLWISLSLTISLLGFSGSREACAQPFPADPGLPLTIEQLAVAQVPAGLAASGQFYTRELKDDLGTHKYTVFLPKGYDSTKRYPTVLFLHGAGEIGKDGLKPLSVGLGPAVTARRDTFPMIVVFPQSEDETGRLTGGWLAGTPSGERAIAILEAASKDFAIDPKKVTLAGWSMGGFGAWSLGEKYADRFQSVLIASGGGNPVDIGPLKNTPAWALHGAKDKLVPPASGKAMADALAADGGSVTFTEFPESGHDLTNEVFNNDSVIEWLKNPAAKPAYQPTTAAAKAKLTASQAARPFTPAIEIPRAMAVRLGNRVLDSVAASAPQMVGNNGVIYGRIADIFDSTTASGRQFSVQFSNISYSARLERVVVQGVAPERLRIQLGLRNATLTIGGTYINGARHAAQTSAIGIYMGFNRPEWLTVDVRPYLENGRLRFQPLNVFFSIAPDNWSISQPGYVSAQGFGLTEAMVRENLMSGLYSRKGRIESEVRNAAPTIVAQLENQLNLNAFGDASALVSAVWPLPTSTPQVRLIPQEIVTDAQGVSMVMALQAASLDPLAKPARPEVVKGGELSVKKIDPGLDLRVAVSPEVLGPLTQLAIDSGLSRVNVMDAPEPSFAKLADPEFLKTILPGLSQLPAGWEANTMFVLTEPIQLATASDLAGALPASEKVSAPLVLKVNRALLKVGTRTDATAAFKPTAEFELSIAMPVQVVLKDLPNGTTTLQLVYPAATQVTANGKYAPDFKTDEQTIENQLLADQLSSSWTKWISTGEAAASALPPVQLGQASYQISQILATNEELAATLETPSIRITNKSEEAFTYETKGLGVVWGGPYTLKPGETHRYRIASPLTYRRLVGSTYETYTLTPGSRSEFRVPREGGAPRLFEAKN